One window of Mesorhizobium sp. PAMC28654 genomic DNA carries:
- a CDS encoding CDP-diacylglycerol diphosphatase, producing the protein MKLSLGRLCIALPLAAFALVLADHVGSTPLHRGALWQVVRTCAIAAQTVGVPFPCEQVTLASDDAPGSAIIKSPLHRTEFLLMPLEAAAGVESPAVRGDDSSLLWQRAWETRSMVSARLGRDLPRTSVALVVNSGIARSQDQFHIHVDCVAPSVERKLALYGPKEEGRWQLFRQTLMGQRYWIKAVDKPNLDTTNVIGLIAAGLPRARDAMYRVNVVVVGAELADGRPGFYILANSDKMAAERLMDHSCAMG; encoded by the coding sequence GTGAAGCTTTCGCTGGGCCGGCTCTGCATTGCCTTGCCGCTGGCGGCGTTCGCGCTCGTGCTGGCCGACCATGTCGGTTCCACGCCGCTGCATCGCGGCGCGCTGTGGCAGGTGGTGCGGACCTGCGCGATCGCGGCGCAAACGGTCGGCGTTCCCTTTCCCTGCGAGCAGGTGACGCTGGCTAGCGACGACGCGCCGGGCTCGGCCATCATCAAGTCGCCCTTGCACAGAACCGAATTCCTGCTGATGCCGTTGGAAGCGGCGGCCGGCGTGGAAAGCCCGGCCGTGCGGGGCGACGACAGTTCCCTTCTGTGGCAGCGGGCGTGGGAAACCCGGAGCATGGTTTCGGCGCGGCTCGGGCGCGACCTGCCGCGAACGTCAGTCGCCCTGGTCGTCAATTCCGGTATAGCGCGCTCGCAGGACCAGTTCCACATCCACGTCGATTGCGTGGCGCCGTCGGTGGAACGCAAGCTCGCCCTCTACGGACCGAAGGAGGAGGGACGCTGGCAGCTGTTCCGGCAGACGCTGATGGGCCAGCGCTACTGGATCAAGGCGGTCGACAAGCCGAACCTCGACACCACCAACGTCATCGGCCTCATCGCCGCCGGCCTGCCCAGGGCGCGCGACGCTATGTACCGGGTCAATGTCGTGGTCGTGGGCGCCGAGCTCGCGGACGGCAGGCCGGGCTTCTACATCCTGGCCAACTCGGACAAGATGGCGGCCGAGCGCCTCATGGATCACAGTTGCGCCATGGGGTGA
- a CDS encoding Bax inhibitor-1/YccA family protein, producing MNAPNLGYRMGAGAQTGAVFDEGLRQHMLRVYNYMGLGLVVTGLVAFMVSSTPALYVPIFSSPLKWVVMLAPLAFVMLFSFKMQTMSAASAQLMFWAFCAVMGLSLASVFLVFTGTSIARTFFITATMFGATSLYGYTTKRDLTQFSSFLIMGLIGVVIASIVNIFLGSTALQFAISVIGIAVFVGLTAWDTQTIKEQYGENFDGESRQKLAVFGAFSLYLNFINIFQLLLNFTGEKE from the coding sequence ATGAATGCCCCGAACTTGGGATACCGCATGGGCGCTGGCGCCCAGACAGGAGCCGTCTTCGACGAGGGCCTGCGCCAGCACATGCTGCGCGTCTACAACTATATGGGCCTTGGCCTCGTGGTCACCGGCCTCGTCGCCTTCATGGTGTCGTCGACGCCGGCGCTCTACGTGCCGATCTTTTCCAGCCCGCTGAAGTGGGTGGTGATGCTGGCGCCGCTCGCCTTCGTCATGCTGTTCTCGTTCAAGATGCAGACCATGTCGGCGGCCAGCGCGCAGCTGATGTTCTGGGCGTTCTGCGCGGTCATGGGCCTGTCACTGGCGTCGGTGTTCCTGGTGTTCACCGGAACCAGCATCGCGCGTACCTTCTTCATCACCGCCACCATGTTCGGCGCCACCAGCCTCTATGGCTACACGACCAAGCGTGACCTGACCCAGTTCTCGTCATTCCTGATCATGGGCCTGATCGGCGTGGTTATCGCCAGCATCGTCAACATCTTCCTTGGTTCGACCGCGCTGCAATTCGCCATCTCGGTGATCGGCATCGCCGTCTTCGTCGGCCTGACCGCCTGGGACACGCAGACGATCAAGGAACAGTATGGCGAGAATTTCGACGGGGAATCGCGCCAGAAGCTCGCCGTGTTCGGCGCCTTCTCGCTCTACCTGAACTTCATCAACATCTTCCAGCTGCTTTTGAACTTCACCGGCGAAAAAGAATAG
- a CDS encoding extracellular solute-binding protein encodes MKLTNGKRLERLSDRYANGDISRRSFLTLTAAAAAATGLSMPWMGRALAAVSEVRFDGWGGVVQEAIDKYAFQPYTAKSSIKVVQGTFGDEDEIITKIKTSKPGDFQVIHSSGVNYYIKYVNAGFNSEINEANIPNMANVLTAMIDPFRKITPKLSAVPYDYGTTGIAYNTKVISADEAKEKGANLLTDKKYAGKIGGYADMTTRVWYAALQTKQDPNNIQDMDAVWAKVRETRDLAKKFWSSGAELMDLLSRNEIVVTDAWSGRVAALQQQGQPIGYLDPAGSYAWMEDMLILKGSPMAECEELINFMLDPATSIAVAEGQNYPPSLDPTKVKLTDKIAALPAFDPTGTMKSLTYADPLYWAKNEDAWDKQWDRVSKGA; translated from the coding sequence ATGAAACTGACCAACGGTAAAAGACTGGAGCGGTTAAGTGACCGCTACGCGAATGGCGATATCAGCCGACGCTCGTTCCTGACGCTGACGGCGGCGGCCGCCGCCGCCACCGGATTGTCCATGCCCTGGATGGGACGCGCGCTGGCCGCGGTCTCGGAAGTGCGCTTCGACGGCTGGGGCGGCGTGGTGCAGGAAGCGATCGATAAATACGCCTTCCAGCCCTATACGGCGAAATCCAGCATCAAGGTCGTGCAAGGCACGTTCGGCGACGAGGACGAGATCATCACCAAGATCAAGACCTCGAAGCCCGGCGACTTCCAGGTCATCCATTCCTCCGGCGTCAACTACTACATCAAATACGTCAATGCCGGCTTCAACTCGGAGATCAACGAGGCCAACATCCCCAACATGGCGAATGTGCTGACCGCCATGATCGATCCGTTCCGCAAGATCACGCCAAAGCTGTCGGCCGTGCCCTATGACTACGGCACCACCGGCATCGCCTACAACACCAAGGTGATCTCGGCCGACGAAGCCAAGGAAAAGGGCGCAAACCTGCTCACCGACAAGAAATATGCCGGCAAGATCGGCGGCTACGCCGACATGACCACCCGCGTCTGGTATGCCGCACTGCAAACCAAGCAGGACCCCAACAACATCCAGGACATGGATGCGGTCTGGGCCAAGGTGCGCGAGACGCGCGACCTCGCCAAGAAGTTCTGGAGCTCCGGCGCCGAACTGATGGACCTGTTGTCGAGAAACGAGATCGTCGTCACCGACGCCTGGTCGGGCCGCGTCGCCGCCCTGCAGCAGCAGGGCCAGCCGATCGGCTATCTCGACCCCGCCGGCTCCTACGCCTGGATGGAGGACATGCTGATCCTCAAGGGTTCGCCGATGGCCGAATGCGAGGAACTGATCAACTTCATGCTCGATCCGGCGACCTCGATCGCGGTGGCCGAGGGCCAGAACTATCCGCCCTCTCTCGACCCGACCAAGGTGAAGCTGACCGACAAGATCGCCGCCCTGCCCGCCTTCGATCCGACCGGAACGATGAAGTCGCTGACCTACGCCGATCCGCTCTACTGGGCAAAGAACGAGGACGCCTGGGACAAGCAGTGGGACAGGGTGTCCAAAGGTGCATGA
- a CDS encoding ABC transporter ATP-binding protein, with amino-acid sequence MHDDKLHEPRPVAAGVARGELAQGIEPVGKPAVEFRDIDIFYGKFAAVRNFSLAIDKGSFVTLLGPSGCGKTTILRSIAGLVDISSGLISIGGKRVDDIPIYKRNIGLVFQNYALFPHKNVFDNVAFGLKYRNVPKAEIVRRVGKALEMVRLPGSEKKLPSQLSGGQQQRIALARAIVFEPEVLLLDEPLSALDANMREDMRVEIKKIQKETGITAIFVTHDQEEALSMSDRIVVMNAGVVEQIGTPGEVYDRPATAFVANFLGKANMLPGSVTVMEGSVATIALATGHTVRAASPKALATGSAVTVVIRPQKLMVGAAAIANRLVGRIVSTSYLGGNAVYEIDIGGNTPVRANTLIDGQPLREGEAVDVGFDPKGCVLLDAQGVRIE; translated from the coding sequence GTGCATGACGACAAGCTCCACGAACCCCGGCCGGTCGCGGCCGGGGTTGCTCGCGGCGAGCTTGCCCAGGGCATTGAGCCGGTGGGCAAGCCGGCGGTCGAGTTTCGCGACATCGACATCTTCTACGGCAAGTTCGCGGCGGTGCGGAATTTCTCGCTGGCGATCGACAAGGGCAGCTTCGTCACCTTGCTCGGCCCCTCCGGCTGCGGCAAGACGACGATCCTGCGCTCGATCGCCGGCCTGGTCGATATTTCAAGCGGCCTGATCTCGATCGGCGGCAAGCGTGTCGACGACATCCCGATCTACAAGCGCAACATCGGCCTGGTCTTCCAGAACTACGCGCTTTTCCCGCACAAGAACGTCTTCGACAACGTCGCCTTCGGCCTGAAATACCGCAACGTCCCAAAGGCCGAGATCGTCAGGCGGGTCGGCAAGGCACTGGAGATGGTGCGGCTTCCCGGCAGCGAGAAAAAGCTGCCGTCGCAGCTTTCCGGCGGCCAGCAGCAGCGCATCGCGCTGGCCCGCGCCATCGTCTTCGAACCGGAAGTGCTGCTGTTGGACGAGCCCCTCTCGGCGCTCGACGCCAACATGCGCGAGGACATGCGCGTCGAGATCAAGAAGATCCAGAAAGAGACTGGGATCACAGCGATTTTCGTGACGCATGACCAGGAGGAAGCCCTGTCCATGTCTGACCGCATCGTGGTGATGAATGCCGGCGTGGTCGAGCAGATCGGCACGCCCGGCGAGGTCTACGATCGGCCGGCCACCGCCTTCGTCGCCAATTTCCTCGGCAAGGCCAACATGCTGCCGGGCAGCGTCACCGTCATGGAAGGCAGCGTGGCAACGATAGCGCTCGCCACCGGACACACGGTCAGGGCCGCCTCACCGAAAGCGCTTGCGACTGGCAGTGCCGTGACCGTCGTCATCCGCCCGCAAAAGCTGATGGTCGGCGCCGCCGCCATCGCCAACCGGCTGGTGGGGCGGATCGTCTCGACATCCTATCTCGGCGGCAACGCCGTCTACGAGATCGACATCGGCGGCAACACGCCGGTGCGCGCCAACACGCTCATCGACGGCCAGCCGCTGCGCGAGGGCGAAGCGGTGGATGTCGGCTTCGATCCCAAGGGGTGCGTGCTTCTCGATGCACAGGGTGTGCGCATCGAATAG
- a CDS encoding ABC transporter permease, with protein MHRDREGRWAWRLTGFVTVCVYIFMFAPIIATIVLSFNDSMFGGFPMTGVSLRWYAKLLTNEPVLAAFQTSMWIALVTAAVTTLIGIMTAFALVRFEFAGKQVINTLVILPALVPETILGVGLLVMIKSIDQPRSMTLLVLGHILLTLPYVVLIVQARMVGIKRSYEEAALSLGASRLSTFREITLPLLIPAVLASVLLAFTISFDNTAASLFWRPAGVETMPTQILSMLKISISPEVNALGTVMILVTVGIPLIGGLILQSLTRFRKKQRKWENCNETDQR; from the coding sequence GTGCATCGCGACCGCGAAGGCAGGTGGGCCTGGCGGCTGACCGGCTTCGTTACGGTCTGCGTCTATATCTTCATGTTCGCGCCGATCATCGCCACCATCGTTTTGTCCTTCAACGATTCCATGTTCGGCGGCTTTCCCATGACCGGCGTCAGCCTGCGCTGGTATGCCAAGCTGTTGACCAACGAGCCAGTGCTCGCCGCCTTCCAGACCTCGATGTGGATTGCCCTGGTGACGGCGGCGGTGACGACGCTGATCGGCATCATGACCGCCTTCGCGCTGGTGCGCTTCGAATTCGCCGGCAAGCAGGTGATCAACACGCTGGTCATCCTGCCCGCGCTCGTGCCCGAGACGATCCTCGGCGTCGGCCTGTTGGTGATGATCAAGTCGATCGACCAGCCGCGCTCGATGACGCTGCTTGTGCTCGGCCATATCCTGCTCACCTTGCCCTACGTGGTGCTGATCGTGCAGGCGCGCATGGTCGGCATCAAGCGCTCCTATGAGGAAGCAGCACTTTCACTCGGCGCGTCGCGGCTGTCGACTTTCCGCGAGATCACGCTGCCGCTGCTTATTCCCGCCGTTCTCGCCAGCGTGCTGCTCGCCTTCACCATCTCCTTCGACAACACCGCGGCCAGCCTGTTCTGGCGCCCGGCCGGCGTCGAAACCATGCCGACGCAGATCCTGTCCATGCTGAAGATCTCGATCAGCCCGGAGGTGAATGCGCTGGGCACCGTCATGATCCTGGTGACGGTCGGCATTCCCTTGATAGGCGGGCTCATCCTGCAAAGCCTCACCCGGTTCAGAAAAAAGCAACGTAAATGGGAGAACTGCAATGAAACTGACCAACGGTAA
- a CDS encoding twin-arginine translocase TatA/TatE family subunit, whose translation MFGLGWDHLVVIFVVAMVVFGPGELPNVMRQLGRTMKTVNKVTGDFRKQFEDAVRDAEKELDLKDARAAIQDAMTGTPLTPDRTVAARDSDEKASTIAQTSAAPAAAAPTNS comes from the coding sequence ATGTTCGGACTTGGCTGGGACCACCTCGTGGTCATCTTCGTTGTGGCGATGGTCGTCTTCGGGCCAGGCGAGCTTCCAAACGTCATGCGGCAGCTCGGGCGTACGATGAAGACGGTCAACAAGGTCACCGGCGATTTCCGCAAGCAGTTCGAGGACGCCGTGCGCGATGCCGAGAAAGAGCTTGACCTGAAGGATGCCCGCGCGGCGATCCAGGATGCCATGACCGGCACGCCGCTGACCCCGGACCGGACGGTGGCCGCGAGAGACAGCGACGAGAAGGCGAGCACCATCGCGCAGACTTCCGCGGCGCCGGCCGCCGCCGCGCCGACGAATTCGTAA
- a CDS encoding magnesium transporter CorA family protein, with protein MLSVYPQAKVSEAKAIWLDLRDPDPTETAKVEKLAGVAVPSREQLSEIESTSRLKARDGVLSMSVPMVTHVDGGLQMAPVGFVLSRERLITVRFGVLPAFDLVAARFAESGQQPATSLEVFVELCEGMVDRLADALEQTAGELRTLSATAFHVPDTKGQRAIRSNKVIRAQLRQVGRMGDHLSEKRDALLALGRAIDFASGMTADWGDDQLKSRMNGLKLDVTSLDDYEVHLSDKVQFLLDAMVGLIGIAQNDIFKILTIVSIVGIPPTLIAGIYGMNFKYMPEYDWTFGYPYGLAVILISAILPLVWFKWRGWF; from the coding sequence ATGTTGAGCGTCTACCCGCAAGCCAAGGTTTCGGAAGCGAAAGCGATCTGGCTCGATCTTCGCGACCCTGATCCCACCGAAACCGCGAAAGTCGAGAAACTGGCTGGCGTCGCCGTGCCCAGCCGCGAACAGCTCAGCGAGATCGAGAGCACCAGCCGGCTCAAGGCGCGCGATGGCGTGCTGTCGATGAGCGTGCCGATGGTCACGCATGTCGACGGCGGCCTGCAGATGGCGCCGGTCGGCTTCGTTTTGTCGCGCGAGCGTCTCATTACCGTCCGTTTCGGCGTGCTCCCGGCCTTCGACCTGGTCGCCGCGCGGTTTGCTGAGTCCGGCCAGCAGCCGGCGACGAGCCTCGAAGTGTTCGTCGAGCTCTGCGAGGGGATGGTCGACCGCCTCGCCGATGCTCTCGAACAGACGGCGGGCGAATTGCGCACGCTGTCGGCGACCGCCTTCCACGTGCCGGACACCAAGGGCCAGAGGGCAATCCGCTCCAACAAGGTCATTCGCGCCCAGCTGCGGCAGGTCGGCCGCATGGGCGACCATCTTTCGGAGAAGCGCGACGCGCTGCTGGCGCTGGGCCGCGCCATCGATTTCGCCTCCGGCATGACGGCGGATTGGGGTGATGATCAGCTCAAGTCGCGCATGAACGGCCTGAAGCTGGACGTGACGTCGCTCGACGACTACGAGGTCCACCTCTCCGACAAGGTGCAGTTCCTGCTCGACGCCATGGTCGGGCTGATCGGCATCGCCCAGAACGACATCTTCAAGATCCTCACCATCGTCTCGATCGTCGGCATCCCCCCGACACTGATCGCCGGCATCTACGGCATGAATTTCAAATACATGCCGGAGTATGACTGGACCTTCGGCTACCCTTACGGATTGGCGGTGATCCTGATCAGCGCCATCCTGCCGCTGGTATGGTTCAAGTGGCGGGGCTGGTTCTAG
- a CDS encoding LysR substrate-binding domain-containing protein — MMRRKLPSLSALRTFEALARTLSFTKAAAELGVTQAAVSRQIKNLETELAVELVSRKSGKNSLTDAGDLLFGGVYKAFDTMEAVIDRITDSGGREILNVSVAPYFSSQWLTPRLMTFVQQHPEIDLRLHHSYHPADHRRENIDIGINWGSGVWPGAEKTKVLDGALVPVASPAFAASVSGALTPRSLVDQPLFYEFDLQHWRLWFETQGVTAPAMLKAQRLSDSHALRRAAIDGHGIALFFASLIEEDVVAGRLVRLFEDAVHVGYDYYLNYSRDAELPRKAKAFRRFILAESGVS, encoded by the coding sequence ATGATGCGCCGCAAACTGCCATCCCTGTCCGCGCTCCGCACGTTCGAGGCCCTTGCCCGCACGTTGAGCTTCACGAAAGCCGCCGCCGAGCTCGGTGTGACGCAGGCAGCGGTGAGCCGCCAGATCAAGAATCTCGAGACGGAACTGGCGGTCGAGCTGGTCTCACGCAAATCGGGCAAGAACAGCCTGACGGACGCCGGTGATCTTCTGTTCGGCGGCGTCTACAAGGCCTTCGACACAATGGAAGCCGTCATCGACCGCATCACCGACAGCGGCGGCCGCGAAATCCTGAATGTCAGCGTGGCGCCGTATTTTTCATCTCAATGGCTGACGCCCAGATTGATGACGTTTGTCCAGCAGCATCCGGAGATCGACCTGCGTCTGCACCACTCCTACCACCCTGCCGATCACCGCAGGGAGAACATCGATATCGGCATCAACTGGGGATCGGGTGTCTGGCCGGGCGCCGAAAAGACCAAGGTGCTCGACGGCGCCCTGGTGCCCGTCGCAAGCCCCGCATTCGCGGCAAGTGTCAGCGGTGCGCTAACGCCGCGCAGTCTGGTTGACCAGCCACTGTTCTACGAGTTCGACCTGCAGCATTGGCGGCTCTGGTTCGAGACGCAGGGCGTGACGGCGCCGGCGATGCTGAAGGCGCAACGGTTGAGCGATTCCCACGCCTTGCGCCGAGCCGCCATCGACGGGCACGGGATAGCGCTCTTCTTCGCTTCGCTCATCGAGGAGGATGTTGTCGCGGGGCGCCTGGTGCGCCTTTTCGAGGACGCGGTGCATGTCGGGTACGACTACTACCTGAATTATTCCCGAGACGCCGAACTGCCGAGAAAGGCAAAGGCGTTCCGGCGCTTCATCCTGGCCGAGAGCGGCGTTTCATAG
- a CDS encoding anti-sigma factor family protein, whose translation MTGVIDPVTDTDLDAYVDDQLDVTRRIEVEAFLSARPEAAAGVMSDLRMRDELRVALAGSRGTARPATADAARRLERGLTRGRFFGVLQRAAAVAALVAAGWLANGIVGPMSVTKVVASPQPPAYLEDAIRAHKTTIMREGMASQTEAPNYNAGEIRAATAIVMPTLPKDWKVRDVQIYPSRFGPSVEMAVDTKDMGLVSLFAIRPGTFDVVKPAIAPSGDISSAYFQIGEVAYAVVARSDVHDLDRAAETLAKTLY comes from the coding sequence ATGACCGGAGTTATCGATCCCGTCACCGATACCGACCTCGACGCCTATGTCGACGACCAGCTGGATGTCACCCGCCGCATCGAGGTGGAGGCATTCCTGTCGGCCCGCCCTGAAGCGGCGGCGGGCGTGATGTCGGATCTGCGGATGCGCGACGAATTGCGCGTAGCGCTTGCCGGCTCCAGGGGCACGGCGCGGCCGGCGACGGCCGACGCCGCGCGGCGGCTGGAGCGCGGGCTGACGCGAGGCCGTTTCTTCGGCGTGCTGCAGCGCGCGGCGGCAGTCGCCGCCCTCGTTGCCGCCGGCTGGCTGGCGAACGGCATTGTCGGGCCGATGTCGGTGACCAAGGTCGTCGCCTCGCCGCAGCCGCCCGCTTATCTGGAGGATGCGATCCGCGCCCACAAGACGACGATCATGCGCGAGGGCATGGCGTCGCAAACGGAGGCGCCCAACTACAATGCCGGCGAGATCCGCGCCGCGACAGCCATCGTCATGCCGACACTGCCCAAGGACTGGAAGGTGCGCGACGTGCAGATCTATCCATCGCGCTTCGGCCCGAGCGTCGAGATGGCGGTGGATACCAAGGACATGGGCCTGGTGTCGCTGTTTGCGATCCGGCCGGGAACCTTCGACGTGGTCAAGCCGGCCATTGCGCCCTCGGGCGACATTTCCTCGGCCTATTTCCAGATCGGCGAGGTTGCCTACGCGGTGGTGGCGCGAAGCGATGTCCACGACCTCGATCGCGCCGCCGAAACGCTCGCCAAGACGCTTTACTGA
- a CDS encoding ABC transporter permease — MVLLLLLLLLPILMMTVYTFFTFVTAGVEQASLTFDNWKEFLTDSYYHGFLFKTVRVGVITAVICGVVGYFPAYFIWATTFRHKWLLLLLLIVPFWISFTIRTFSWIHILGEQGLINVVLLKLGVINEPLPMLYTEGAVIMGLLHFLLPYMILNVYVSLESIDRTLIAAARSMGCTSAQAFREVTLPLSLPGLGAGLLLCFVLAAGSYVTPQLLGGSRDALFGNLIYDTIMSQLNWPMGATLSIVLFVLLGAVAAAYSRYMGLSQIMKGLSA, encoded by the coding sequence CTGGTGTTGCTGCTCCTGCTCCTGCTGCTGCCGATCTTGATGATGACAGTGTACACCTTCTTCACCTTCGTCACGGCCGGCGTCGAGCAGGCATCGCTGACCTTCGACAACTGGAAGGAATTCCTCACCGACAGCTACTATCACGGCTTCCTTTTCAAGACCGTGCGCGTCGGCGTCATCACGGCGGTGATCTGCGGTGTCGTCGGTTATTTCCCGGCCTATTTCATCTGGGCCACGACCTTCCGGCACAAATGGCTGCTGTTGCTGCTGCTGATCGTGCCGTTCTGGATCAGCTTCACCATCCGCACCTTCTCCTGGATCCATATCCTCGGCGAACAGGGGCTGATCAATGTCGTGCTGCTCAAGCTTGGCGTCATCAACGAGCCGCTGCCCATGCTCTACACCGAGGGCGCCGTCATCATGGGGCTGCTGCATTTCCTGCTGCCCTACATGATCCTCAATGTCTATGTCAGCCTCGAAAGCATCGACCGCACGCTGATCGCCGCCGCCCGCTCCATGGGCTGCACCAGCGCCCAGGCTTTTCGCGAGGTGACGCTGCCGCTGTCGCTGCCTGGGCTGGGCGCCGGGCTGCTGCTCTGCTTCGTGCTGGCCGCCGGCAGTTATGTGACGCCGCAACTTCTGGGCGGCAGCCGCGACGCGCTGTTCGGCAATCTGATCTACGACACCATCATGAGCCAGCTGAACTGGCCGATGGGCGCGACGCTGTCCATCGTCCTGTTCGTCCTGCTCGGCGCGGTCGCGGCCGCCTACAGCCGCTATATGGGCCTGTCCCAGATCATGAAGGGGCTGAGTGCATGA
- a CDS encoding ornithine cyclodeaminase family protein, producing the protein MNISSATELRKSAAEIAKGNLDVLVLSEQDVVRLLDLNLLIDGLAEGFRAIADGRVQSPDRPEITVPGKGFSLSMPAWQEGMNIAVKIVNVFEANLEIDLPNHLALINLFDPATGAPLCIMDGTYITGIRTAASAVLSVRELARQDARTVTLVGAGVQGREHLRLLPLVRDFDEIRIASLHYEDAEKLARLAPRAVAVRDIEAAVRTSDVVCLASHSYMPVIDAEWIRQGTHVSSVGYAPPQGELPPELILIARLFVETTEAFKAPPVGCAELAGIDPREATLLGDMLIGRKAGRQTADEITVYKAMGIAMEDMVAAHIAYSRARAQKAGQIVVL; encoded by the coding sequence ATGAACATATCAAGCGCAACCGAGCTGCGGAAAAGCGCGGCTGAGATCGCCAAGGGCAACCTGGATGTCCTTGTCCTCAGCGAACAGGACGTCGTGCGGCTGCTCGATCTCAACCTGCTGATCGACGGTCTTGCCGAGGGTTTTCGCGCCATCGCCGATGGCAGGGTCCAATCGCCGGACAGGCCGGAAATCACGGTGCCGGGAAAAGGCTTCTCGCTGTCGATGCCTGCCTGGCAGGAAGGCATGAACATCGCGGTCAAGATCGTCAATGTCTTCGAGGCCAATCTCGAGATTGATCTGCCGAACCACCTGGCGCTGATCAACCTCTTCGACCCGGCAACGGGCGCTCCGCTCTGCATCATGGACGGGACATACATCACTGGCATTCGAACGGCCGCTTCGGCGGTTCTGTCGGTGCGGGAACTCGCCCGCCAGGATGCGCGCACCGTTACCCTTGTCGGCGCGGGCGTGCAGGGTCGGGAGCACCTGCGCCTCCTGCCGCTTGTCCGTGACTTCGACGAGATCCGCATCGCTTCGCTTCACTATGAAGACGCCGAGAAACTGGCCCGGCTGGCCCCCCGCGCCGTGGCTGTCCGGGATATCGAGGCGGCGGTCAGGACCTCCGACGTCGTGTGCCTGGCCAGCCATTCCTACATGCCCGTCATCGACGCTGAATGGATCAGGCAAGGCACGCATGTTTCCTCGGTCGGCTATGCCCCGCCCCAGGGCGAACTGCCGCCGGAGCTGATCTTGATCGCGCGGCTGTTCGTCGAAACCACGGAAGCGTTCAAGGCGCCGCCGGTTGGCTGCGCGGAACTCGCCGGCATCGATCCCCGCGAAGCCACGCTGCTCGGAGACATGCTGATCGGTCGCAAGGCCGGGCGGCAAACGGCGGATGAGATCACCGTCTACAAGGCGATGGGCATCGCCATGGAGGACATGGTCGCCGCGCACATCGCCTACAGCCGCGCCCGCGCGCAAAAGGCCGGGCAGATCGTGGTGCTCTGA